In Sebaldella termitidis ATCC 33386, one DNA window encodes the following:
- a CDS encoding xylose ABC transporter ATP-binding protein, which yields MENREILDMRNITKDFSGVKALDNITIKVKKGDVHALCGENGAGKSTLMKVLSGIYPHGTYSGDIYYDGNILKNRGIKDSENKGISIIHQELNLVDELSIMENIFLGNFILKNGMVDFYKMYQKTSEVLKELKMDISPDTLVRELGIGHKQLVEIAKALSKNSKLIIFDEPTASLTEKETDVLLNIIGDLREKGVTSIYISHKLDEVMKISDEVTVIRDGQFIECRKTSGYSKNEIVKAMVGRELGSFYPEKNNKIGEVIFEVKNYNVFDNIGKQRVKNANFTLKKGEILGISGLIGSGRTELISSIFGTYEGSKTGECIFNGKKINIKSAKEALKTGISMVPEDRKQDGIIADMSVEKNMTLSNLDSYTKAADYVDTYREKTDVRRYIDLLKIKTTSEDLAIKNLSGGNQQKVVLAKNLLVNPKIIILDEPTRGVDVGAKYEIYKNIVELAERGISVIMVSSELPEVLGISDRIIVMHEGEIKGEFINKDVTQEMIMEAAIVGGRNESGN from the coding sequence ATGGAGAATAGAGAAATTTTGGATATGAGGAATATCACAAAAGATTTTTCAGGAGTAAAAGCACTTGATAATATTACAATAAAAGTAAAAAAAGGAGATGTTCATGCCCTGTGCGGTGAAAACGGCGCGGGGAAATCCACTCTTATGAAGGTTTTGAGCGGGATATACCCACACGGTACATACAGCGGGGATATTTATTATGACGGAAATATACTAAAAAACAGAGGAATAAAGGATTCTGAAAATAAGGGCATTTCCATAATCCATCAGGAACTGAATCTCGTAGATGAGCTTTCTATTATGGAAAATATATTTCTGGGAAATTTTATACTAAAAAACGGTATGGTGGACTTTTATAAAATGTATCAAAAAACCAGCGAAGTGCTGAAAGAGCTGAAAATGGATATTTCGCCTGATACACTGGTAAGAGAACTGGGGATAGGCCATAAACAGCTGGTAGAGATAGCAAAGGCACTTTCTAAGAATTCAAAGCTGATAATTTTTGACGAGCCTACAGCATCTTTAACAGAAAAGGAAACCGATGTTCTTTTGAATATTATCGGAGATTTAAGAGAAAAAGGGGTTACATCAATATATATAAGCCATAAACTGGATGAAGTCATGAAAATATCAGATGAAGTAACTGTTATCAGAGACGGACAATTCATAGAATGCAGAAAAACTTCCGGCTACAGCAAGAACGAAATAGTAAAAGCCATGGTAGGAAGAGAGCTTGGAAGTTTTTATCCTGAAAAAAATAATAAGATAGGAGAAGTAATTTTTGAAGTAAAAAACTACAATGTATTTGACAACATAGGAAAACAAAGAGTAAAAAATGCAAATTTTACCTTGAAAAAAGGGGAAATATTAGGGATTTCCGGACTGATAGGATCAGGGAGAACAGAACTTATCTCAAGTATTTTTGGAACATATGAAGGAAGCAAAACAGGAGAGTGTATTTTTAACGGTAAAAAGATAAATATAAAATCAGCAAAGGAAGCTTTGAAGACCGGTATCTCAATGGTTCCGGAAGACAGAAAACAGGACGGTATAATAGCTGATATGTCAGTGGAAAAAAATATGACTCTTTCAAATCTGGACAGCTACACCAAAGCAGCAGATTATGTAGATACATACAGGGAAAAAACTGATGTGAGAAGATATATAGACCTTCTGAAAATAAAAACAACAAGCGAAGATCTTGCAATAAAAAATTTGAGCGGAGGAAATCAGCAGAAAGTAGTACTTGCAAAAAATCTTCTTGTAAACCCTAAGATAATAATTCTTGATGAACCCACAAGAGGAGTGGATGTCGGGGCAAAATACGAAATATATAAAAATATAGTAGAGCTTGCCGAACGGGGAATATCCGTGATAATGGTTTCATCAGAGCTGCCTGAGGTTTTGGGCATAAGTGACAGAATTATAGTAATGCATGAAGGGGAAATAAAAGGAGAGTTTATAAATAAAGACGTTACGCAGGAAATGATAATGGAAGCGGCTATTGTAGGAGGTAGAAATGAGTCTGGCAACTAA
- the xylF gene encoding D-xylose ABC transporter substrate-binding protein, whose protein sequence is MKKMFFMLTLVMLFLVSCGKDSGESSAGSGEAGKENKKKIKIGMSIDDLRLERWQKDRDIFKKAAEELGAEVIVVSANGDSQKQLTDAENLLSQGIDVLVIIPNNGEVMAPVVDEAHKAGVKVLAYDRLITNSDVDFYISFDNVKVGELQAQAIVEKMPKGNYFLMGGSPTDNNARLFREGQMKVLQPLIDKGDIKVIGDQWVKDWLPEEALKIMENALTANNNQIDAVIASNDSTAGGAIQALNAQGLAGKVPISGQDADLAGVKRIVEGTQTMTVYKPIKTLAEKAAQIAVDLGRGEEIESNGVTNNGKIDVKSYLLSPIAVTQENLKETIIKDGFQTESDVYGK, encoded by the coding sequence ATGAAAAAGATGTTTTTTATGTTAACTTTAGTAATGTTATTTTTAGTTTCATGCGGAAAGGACAGCGGTGAAAGCAGTGCAGGAAGCGGCGAGGCAGGTAAGGAAAATAAGAAAAAGATAAAAATAGGAATGTCTATTGATGATTTGAGACTGGAGAGATGGCAGAAAGACAGGGATATTTTTAAAAAAGCTGCAGAAGAGCTTGGAGCAGAAGTGATTGTGGTTTCAGCAAACGGAGATTCTCAGAAACAGCTTACAGATGCAGAAAATTTATTATCGCAGGGTATAGATGTACTGGTTATTATACCTAATAACGGTGAAGTAATGGCGCCGGTAGTAGATGAAGCACATAAGGCGGGAGTAAAAGTACTGGCTTATGACAGATTAATTACAAATTCAGATGTAGATTTTTACATATCATTTGATAATGTAAAGGTCGGAGAGCTTCAGGCGCAGGCTATAGTAGAAAAAATGCCTAAAGGGAACTACTTTTTAATGGGCGGATCACCTACAGACAATAATGCAAGACTTTTCAGAGAAGGACAGATGAAAGTATTACAGCCTCTTATAGATAAAGGAGATATAAAGGTAATAGGAGATCAGTGGGTAAAAGACTGGCTTCCTGAAGAAGCACTGAAAATTATGGAAAATGCACTTACAGCTAATAATAATCAAATAGACGCGGTAATAGCTTCTAATGACAGTACTGCCGGAGGAGCAATACAGGCTCTGAATGCTCAGGGGCTTGCAGGAAAAGTACCTATATCAGGACAGGATGCAGACCTTGCCGGGGTAAAAAGAATAGTAGAAGGAACACAGACAATGACAGTATATAAGCCAATAAAAACTCTTGCGGAAAAAGCTGCACAAATAGCGGTAGATCTTGGAAGAGGCGAAGAAATAGAATCAAACGGCGTAACTAATAACGGTAAAATTGATGTAAAATCTTACCTGTTATCTCCAATAGCGGTAACTCAGGAAAATTTAAAAGAAACTATAATAAAGGACGGATTCCAGACAGAAAGCGACGTTTATGGAAAATAA
- a CDS encoding helix-turn-helix transcriptional regulator: MVLSDIDKQILESYKTMVDGLANYLGPSSEVVLHSLEDYNRSVVKIANGHHTGRKIGAPITDIALKMLSEIKNSDDKICKTYYTRSKTGNSLKSNTTAIYGENGRIIGLLCMNLNLDTSFGEFIKSFFPGKDQNTQNHNENNEIFANSTSELVLSALDNIVAEVNNDSFVSSINKNKEIIKRLYDKGIFNIKDSPNLVADYLKISKNTVYLHLRNYSK, from the coding sequence ATGGTTTTATCAGATATAGATAAACAAATATTAGAGTCTTATAAGACCATGGTGGACGGGCTGGCAAATTATTTAGGGCCTTCTTCCGAAGTGGTTCTCCACAGTCTGGAAGATTACAACCGTTCTGTTGTAAAAATAGCAAACGGACACCATACAGGAAGAAAAATCGGAGCTCCTATCACAGATATAGCTCTGAAAATGCTTTCTGAAATCAAAAATTCTGATGACAAGATTTGTAAAACATACTATACCAGATCTAAGACAGGTAACTCGCTAAAATCTAATACCACAGCCATCTACGGAGAAAACGGCAGAATTATCGGATTACTATGTATGAATCTGAATTTAGACACTTCATTCGGCGAGTTTATCAAAAGTTTTTTCCCAGGCAAAGATCAAAATACGCAGAATCATAACGAAAATAATGAAATTTTTGCTAATTCCACGAGCGAATTGGTTCTTAGTGCATTAGATAATATTGTTGCAGAAGTAAATAATGATTCTTTTGTTTCTTCAATAAACAAGAACAAAGAAATCATAAAAAGACTCTATGACAAGGGAATTTTTAATATCAAGGATTCGCCCAATCTGGTTGCGGATTATTTGAAAATTTCCAAAAATACAGTTTATTTACATTTAAGAAACTACTCAAAATAA
- the alsB gene encoding D-allose transporter substrate-binding protein — protein sequence MKNIMKIFLLLTMFLLVSCGGAKEEAKTEDGNEPAKTEQKAEGQAEIAIVLKTLSNPFWVEMKEGIEKEAAAQGIKVDIIAASSEEDVQEQLRLIENLLSKGYKAIGIAPLSPVNTIPAIVEANKKGIYVVNIDEKVDMEQLKKSGGSVLAFVTTDNVKVGAKGAEYIIGKLPEGGEVAIIEGKSGNASGEFRRQGATEAFKADSKFKLVASQPADWDRSKALDVAANLIQKYPNLKAIYACNDTMALGAVQAVANAGKTGQILVVGTDGAPEARTSIDEGKLNATVAQDPAMIGATSLKILIEAIKDKPQISPDIEAKEVPVESNLISK from the coding sequence ATGAAAAATATCATGAAAATTTTTCTATTGTTAACAATGTTTTTATTAGTTTCTTGTGGTGGAGCTAAAGAAGAGGCAAAAACTGAAGATGGAAACGAACCTGCAAAAACTGAACAAAAAGCTGAAGGACAAGCTGAAATTGCAATAGTTCTAAAAACTTTATCAAATCCGTTCTGGGTGGAAATGAAGGAAGGAATAGAGAAAGAAGCAGCAGCTCAGGGAATAAAAGTGGATATCATCGCAGCAAGTTCCGAGGAAGATGTACAGGAGCAGTTAAGACTAATAGAAAACTTATTATCAAAAGGATATAAGGCAATTGGTATAGCTCCTCTGTCACCGGTTAACACAATTCCGGCAATAGTGGAAGCTAACAAAAAAGGAATTTATGTAGTAAATATCGATGAAAAAGTTGATATGGAACAGCTGAAAAAATCTGGCGGAAGCGTACTGGCTTTCGTAACAACTGATAACGTAAAAGTTGGTGCAAAAGGTGCAGAATACATTATCGGGAAATTGCCTGAAGGTGGAGAAGTAGCAATAATAGAAGGTAAATCAGGAAATGCATCGGGAGAATTCAGAAGACAAGGTGCAACAGAAGCATTTAAAGCTGATTCTAAATTCAAATTAGTAGCAAGCCAGCCTGCTGACTGGGACAGATCAAAAGCATTAGACGTAGCTGCAAACTTAATTCAAAAATATCCTAACTTAAAAGCAATCTACGCATGTAATGATACTATGGCTCTTGGAGCTGTACAGGCAGTAGCAAATGCAGGGAAAACAGGTCAGATCCTAGTAGTAGGAACAGACGGAGCTCCTGAAGCAAGAACTTCTATAGATGAAGGAAAACTAAACGCAACAGTAGCACAAGATCCTGCAATGATAGGTGCAACAAGCTTAAAAATATTAATAGAAGCAATAAAGGATAAACCACAGATTTCTCCAGACATTGAAGCTAAAGAAGTGCCTGTAGAATCGAATCTGATTTCTAAATAA
- the alsK gene encoding allose kinase, with protein MQKKYILGIDIGGTNFRTGLVTESYTVEDFRIKPSLVLQNGDFIENLSGEIKDYINEYGSEIEGVGIGFPSCVSKDKKFVYSTPNMKNLDNVNVTDRLSEILNIPVFINKDVNFLMLDDIKKHNMEKDKVVLGFYIGTGFGNAVYINGSILEGKNGVAGELGHIPVMNSEEECPCGNTGCIEIYASGKNLQNILKENFPEDKIDDIFVKHGDNEIIKKYIDTLALPIATEINIFDPDHIIIAGGVPMMKGFPRDYLDKCIYKYARKPYPAENLNIIYSEHDQKSGVLGAAYYIRNIIS; from the coding sequence ATGCAAAAAAAGTATATTTTGGGAATTGATATAGGCGGTACGAATTTTAGAACAGGTTTGGTAACCGAATCATACACGGTGGAGGATTTCAGAATAAAGCCAAGTTTAGTTTTGCAGAACGGGGATTTTATAGAAAATCTGTCCGGTGAGATAAAGGACTATATCAATGAATATGGTAGCGAGATAGAAGGTGTGGGAATAGGCTTTCCTTCATGTGTAAGTAAAGATAAAAAATTCGTTTATTCTACTCCGAATATGAAAAATCTGGATAATGTAAATGTAACAGACAGATTGTCAGAAATTCTGAATATACCTGTTTTTATAAATAAAGATGTAAACTTTCTGATGCTTGATGATATAAAAAAGCACAATATGGAAAAGGACAAAGTAGTATTGGGTTTTTATATAGGAACAGGATTCGGTAATGCGGTGTATATTAACGGAAGTATTCTTGAAGGTAAAAACGGTGTTGCCGGAGAGCTGGGACATATACCTGTTATGAACAGCGAGGAAGAATGTCCGTGCGGCAATACAGGATGTATAGAAATTTATGCTTCAGGAAAGAATCTTCAGAACATATTAAAAGAAAATTTTCCTGAAGATAAGATAGATGATATTTTCGTAAAGCACGGAGATAATGAAATAATAAAAAAATATATAGATACTCTTGCTTTGCCTATTGCAACAGAGATAAACATATTTGATCCAGATCATATCATAATAGCAGGCGGAGTTCCTATGATGAAAGGTTTTCCAAGAGATTATCTGGATAAATGCATATATAAATATGCAAGAAAGCCTTACCCGGCAGAAAATCTGAATATTATTTATTCAGAGCATGACCAGAAAAGCGGGGTTCTTGGAGCAGCTTACTATATTAGAAATATAATAAGCTAA
- the alsE gene encoding D-allulose 6-phosphate 3-epimerase, which translates to MKKMMFSPSLMCMDLLSMKEQVEILNERADFYHVDIMDGHFVKNITLSPFFVSNLKRISKLPIDVHLMTEYPDDYIEELAKSGADYICPHAETINKDAFRIINKIKGFGCKAGIVLNPATPIEWIKYYIHLLDKITVMTVDPGFAGQPFIPEMLDKIKELKELKEKNGYNYLIEVDGSCNERTFDILTEAGAEVLIVGSSGLFNLDSDLPKAWDKMMEIYEAKTAK; encoded by the coding sequence ATGAAAAAAATGATGTTTTCACCGTCACTTATGTGTATGGATTTGCTTAGTATGAAAGAACAGGTAGAAATTTTAAACGAGAGGGCTGATTTTTACCATGTGGATATCATGGACGGGCATTTTGTAAAAAATATAACATTATCACCATTTTTTGTATCAAATTTAAAAAGAATATCAAAACTTCCGATAGATGTACATTTGATGACTGAATATCCGGATGACTATATTGAGGAACTGGCAAAATCAGGAGCAGATTATATCTGTCCTCATGCAGAAACAATAAATAAAGATGCATTCAGAATCATTAACAAGATCAAAGGTTTCGGGTGTAAGGCCGGGATAGTGCTTAATCCTGCCACTCCTATAGAATGGATAAAATACTATATTCATCTGCTGGATAAAATCACTGTTATGACAGTGGATCCCGGATTTGCAGGACAGCCTTTTATACCGGAAATGCTGGATAAAATAAAAGAATTAAAAGAGCTGAAAGAGAAAAATGGATATAACTATCTGATAGAGGTAGACGGTTCATGTAATGAAAGAACATTTGATATTCTCACAGAAGCAGGTGCAGAGGTACTTATCGTGGGAAGCTCCGGTTTATTTAACTTAGACAGTGATCTGCCTAAAGCATGGGATAAAATGATGGAAATATACGAGGCAAAAACTGCAAAATAA
- the alsC gene encoding D-allose ABC transporter permease yields the protein MTKDFNNLWQKYGTFGILILVAIVFGITQPGLFFSFNNITQIILQSSVNILIACGVFFAILIAGIDLSVGSVIALTGMFTAKLLLAGFHPILAILIGGVIAGAILGAMNGLLINVTGLHPFIITLGTQSIFRGVALTISKANPIFGFNASFTNTVAGKIPFFGIDIPVPALIAIGVALILSFITNKTKLGRNIYALGGNSQAAWFSGINVKLHTLIVFIISGVCAGIAGVVSTARVGSAEPQAGAGFETFAIAAAIIGGTSFFGGKGKIFGVVMGGLIIGVISNGLNLNNVPPYYQQIVMGGLIILAVTVDRLFATKKKGA from the coding sequence ATGACTAAAGACTTTAATAATTTATGGCAGAAATACGGAACATTCGGGATATTAATTCTCGTTGCAATAGTATTTGGAATAACTCAACCAGGATTATTTTTCTCGTTTAATAATATAACACAGATAATTTTGCAGAGTTCTGTAAATATACTTATAGCATGTGGAGTGTTCTTCGCAATATTAATAGCAGGAATAGATCTTTCCGTAGGTTCTGTAATAGCACTTACAGGAATGTTTACAGCAAAGCTTTTACTGGCAGGATTTCATCCGATACTGGCAATTTTAATAGGAGGAGTAATTGCCGGTGCAATTTTGGGGGCAATGAACGGATTATTAATAAATGTAACAGGACTTCATCCGTTTATTATAACTCTGGGAACACAGTCTATATTTAGAGGAGTAGCTCTTACTATATCGAAAGCAAATCCTATATTTGGATTTAACGCATCATTTACAAATACTGTAGCAGGAAAAATTCCGTTTTTCGGTATTGATATTCCTGTTCCGGCATTAATAGCAATAGGAGTGGCTTTGATTTTATCGTTTATTACTAATAAGACTAAGCTTGGAAGAAACATTTATGCATTGGGAGGAAACAGCCAGGCAGCATGGTTTTCAGGAATAAATGTAAAATTACATACACTGATAGTTTTTATTATCTCGGGTGTCTGTGCAGGAATTGCCGGAGTAGTTTCTACAGCAAGGGTAGGATCGGCAGAACCGCAGGCCGGAGCCGGTTTTGAAACATTTGCAATTGCTGCGGCAATAATAGGAGGAACAAGTTTTTTTGGAGGAAAAGGGAAAATATTCGGAGTAGTAATGGGTGGACTTATAATAGGTGTAATCAGCAACGGACTGAACCTTAATAATGTACCGCCGTATTATCAGCAGATAGTAATGGGTGGTTTAATAATATTAGCAGTAACAGTAGACAGATTATTCGCAACGAAAAAGAAGGGAGCTTAA
- the alsA gene encoding D-allose ABC transporter ATP-binding protein AlsA has protein sequence MRYLTMENIEKLVEMKNITKKFSGVTALDNISFDVRKGEVHVLLGENGAGKSTLMKILSGAYQPTSGSINLKGKDYNQLTPKDSYENGISIIYQELSVINELSVQENLFVGKLPTRKVLGVNLVDYKKMKEVAEVLTKKVGLHRDLNIFVEELSICEKQQLEIAKSLVSDADIIIMDEPTTSLTQEETDQLFAIIRQLKSEGKGIVYISHKLKELKEIGDRVTVLKDGTYVGTREVKDVEVKDLVSMMVGREIKSKYPSNNPELDRTKTIFEAKNITRYDGKAKNVSFKLQQGEILGFAGLIGSGRSELMNAVFGADPIKEGSISLFGKELKPKSEYISIKNGIAFVTENRRETGFFHNFDIKENISILPFIKNSKLGGTWGLINSKMEKKYADDEKKKLNIKCSSINQNITELSGGNQQKVILGKWMAAESSLIIFDEPTKGIDVGSKSEIYTLMRKLSDEGKGVLMVSSELPELLAVCDKIAVFKNGEIAEILSADEATEEKIMYILTHEGDMKND, from the coding sequence ATGAGGTATTTAACTATGGAAAATATTGAAAAACTGGTTGAAATGAAAAATATTACAAAAAAGTTTTCAGGTGTTACAGCTTTGGATAATATTTCCTTTGATGTAAGAAAAGGCGAGGTTCATGTACTTTTAGGGGAAAACGGAGCCGGAAAATCAACACTTATGAAAATTTTGAGCGGAGCATATCAGCCGACATCAGGAAGTATCAATTTAAAAGGAAAGGATTATAACCAGCTGACACCAAAGGATTCATATGAAAACGGAATAAGCATTATCTATCAGGAATTAAGTGTAATCAATGAATTATCGGTGCAGGAAAATCTGTTTGTAGGAAAACTTCCTACAAGAAAGGTTTTAGGTGTAAATCTTGTAGATTATAAGAAAATGAAGGAAGTAGCAGAAGTACTGACAAAGAAAGTGGGACTTCACAGAGATTTGAATATATTTGTGGAAGAATTAAGCATTTGTGAAAAGCAGCAGCTGGAAATTGCAAAATCACTTGTATCAGATGCAGATATAATTATTATGGATGAGCCTACTACTTCATTAACACAGGAAGAAACAGACCAGCTGTTTGCAATAATAAGACAGCTGAAATCAGAGGGTAAAGGAATAGTTTATATATCTCATAAACTAAAAGAGCTTAAGGAAATAGGAGACAGGGTTACTGTATTGAAAGACGGAACTTATGTGGGAACAAGAGAGGTAAAAGATGTAGAGGTAAAGGATCTGGTTTCCATGATGGTAGGTAGAGAAATAAAATCAAAATATCCGTCGAATAATCCTGAACTGGACAGAACAAAAACTATTTTTGAGGCTAAAAATATAACGAGATATGACGGGAAAGCAAAAAATGTTTCTTTCAAGCTTCAGCAAGGAGAAATTCTTGGATTTGCCGGACTGATAGGCTCTGGAAGAAGTGAACTGATGAATGCAGTGTTTGGTGCTGATCCTATAAAGGAAGGAAGTATTTCTCTTTTTGGAAAAGAATTAAAACCAAAAAGCGAGTATATTTCAATAAAAAACGGAATAGCATTTGTCACTGAAAACAGACGTGAAACTGGATTTTTTCATAACTTTGACATAAAAGAGAATATATCTATTCTTCCTTTTATAAAAAACTCAAAGCTCGGGGGAACCTGGGGACTGATAAACAGCAAGATGGAAAAGAAGTATGCCGATGATGAAAAAAAGAAATTAAATATAAAGTGTTCTTCAATTAATCAGAATATTACCGAACTGTCAGGGGGAAATCAGCAGAAAGTAATACTCGGTAAATGGATGGCAGCAGAATCATCACTTATTATATTTGATGAACCTACCAAAGGAATAGATGTAGGAAGTAAAAGTGAAATATATACACTAATGAGAAAACTATCCGATGAGGGTAAAGGAGTACTGATGGTATCTTCGGAGCTTCCGGAATTACTTGCGGTATGTGACAAAATAGCTGTTTTCAAAAACGGGGAAATAGCAGAAATTCTAAGTGCAGATGAGGCTACTGAAGAAAAAATTATGTATATTTTAACACACGAAGGAGATATGAAAAATGACTAA
- a CDS encoding LacI family DNA-binding transcriptional regulator, whose protein sequence is MSVKGKLSIKDIAKRAGVSIATVSRVLNKNGRYSRETEEKILKIIEESGYRRNVNAKSLRTKKTQTIGVIVPDITNEFFAKIIQSVERNAMKYDYSVFVCNTDEDEAREQMQVKNLLEKFVDGIIYISGKTKSGEEVEENIGIPVVYIDRYISASKMYVQSDNKEGGYLATKELLSAGCENIMIIKDFRQISSIISRYEGYKMALKEAGKSVDENLIHNVDHVNYEEAKKGVLEKINNGIKFDGIFATNDWMAIGAISALREREIKIPEEVKIVGFDNMSISEITSPSITTIHQDSEKLGEYATEILMGIILKDETDVKNISVPVKLVKRNSTKNK, encoded by the coding sequence ATGAGTGTAAAAGGAAAACTCTCTATTAAAGATATTGCCAAAAGAGCAGGTGTTTCTATTGCTACTGTATCGCGTGTCCTGAATAAAAACGGAAGATATTCCAGAGAAACTGAGGAAAAAATTCTGAAAATTATAGAGGAGAGCGGCTACAGAAGGAATGTAAATGCAAAAAGTCTGAGAACTAAAAAAACTCAGACAATAGGGGTAATAGTTCCGGATATTACTAATGAATTTTTTGCAAAAATAATACAATCTGTAGAAAGAAATGCTATGAAATATGACTACTCAGTGTTCGTGTGCAATACAGACGAGGATGAAGCAAGAGAACAGATGCAGGTGAAAAATCTGCTGGAAAAATTTGTGGATGGAATCATTTATATTTCAGGTAAAACAAAATCAGGGGAAGAGGTAGAGGAAAATATAGGAATCCCTGTGGTGTACATAGATCGTTATATTTCAGCATCGAAGATGTATGTTCAGTCGGATAATAAAGAAGGAGGATATCTGGCAACAAAAGAACTGCTCAGCGCAGGCTGTGAAAATATAATGATAATAAAGGATTTCAGACAGATATCGTCTATTATAAGCCGTTATGAAGGGTATAAAATGGCTCTTAAAGAAGCAGGGAAATCTGTTGACGAGAATTTAATCCATAATGTAGATCATGTTAATTATGAAGAAGCTAAAAAAGGAGTTTTAGAAAAAATAAACAACGGGATAAAATTTGACGGTATTTTTGCTACAAATGACTGGATGGCCATAGGAGCAATAAGTGCACTGAGAGAAAGAGAAATTAAAATTCCTGAAGAAGTAAAAATAGTTGGTTTTGACAATATGTCAATAAGTGAAATCACATCACCTTCTATTACTACTATACATCAGGATTCGGAAAAATTAGGCGAGTATGCTACAGAAATACTAATGGGAATAATTTTAAAAGATGAAACAGATGTAAAGAATATCAGTGTTCCCGTAAAATTGGTGAAACGTAATAGTACTAAAAATAAATAA